CTCTCGAGGATCACGACTTCAGCCATGAACGGGCATCTCCTTCTCGAAGGGGTCGATCTCGGCGAGCGCAGAGCTCAGCAGCGCGGCGCCGATCGCCGCGACCGGGGAATCGGCGGGCAGCAGCTCGATTCTCTCATCGAGGCGCAGCGTCTGCAGAAACGGTGACTCGGCGGCGTCACGCCGCAGCCACGCGCGGATGCCGATCGAGCGGATGCTCTGCAGGGGCGCTCCGAGCTGTTCGATCAGCTCGGTCGCCGCCGCCACCGCGCCGTCCAGCACGGCCGCGTCGCCCCAGCCCGTCCGCCGGCGGATGCCGCCGAGCCGCGTGCCGTCATCGCTGGCGCGACCCCGCGATCTTCGTGCCGCCCACGTCGAGGCCGATGCGCACGCCGCTCTGAGCCACGCCGATCACGAGACGCCCAGCTGCGCCGAGAGGACCATCACCGCAGCCCCCCTGAGCACGATGTCCGCCTGCTCGGTGAGCCGGATGTCGACGTCGGCGAAGACGCCGTCGAGCGTGCGCGCGTGCAGCATGCGCGTCGCGGCCTCGACGAAGTCGCCAGCGAGCAGGTCGCGAGGTCCGGCGAGCACCACCTGCGACAGGTCGAGCGCTGCGACGATCGGCGCCAGTGCGATGCCCAGCCGTGCGCCGGCCTGCGCGAGGATCTCCGCGCGACGCGCGGGCTCGGCGTCGATCATGCCCTGCAGGTGCGGGACGCTGACCCAGGCTTCGAGGCATCCGCGGTTGCCGCAGGCGCACAGCGGGCCCTCGTCGGTGCCGGTGACGACGTGGCCGATCTCACCGGCGGCGAAGCGGCCGCCGATGATGGCCTGGCCTCCGGCGATGAGTCCCGCGCCGACGCCTCGCCCGATCCTGATGAGCATCAGGTCGGATCGAGCGGCGCCGAAGGTGTACTCGGCGAGCACGGCCGCATTCGCGTCGTTGCGCACCAGCACCGGCAGCGCGAACTCCTCGTGCATGCGCTGCTCGAGCGGGAGATCGCTCCAGCTGAGGTTCGGCGCGCTGAGCACCGTGCCGTCCGTGCGCACGATGCCGGGGCTGCCCACGCCTATGCCGAGCACCGGTCGATCCGCGTCCGCGATGAGCTCGCGCACGAGCCGCACCACTCCCGCGTACGCCTGCTCGGCGCCGACGTCGACCGGAAGCGATACGGTGCGACGGTGCAGCATCTCGCCGTCGAGGTTCAGCACGGCGCCCTGGAACGAATCGGTCCCCGAGAGGTCGACGCCGATGATCTGATGACCGTCGCGATCGATGTCGATGACGATCGGCGGCTTGCCGGGGCCCGCCGCCTCGCGCACGCCGATCTCGCGGACGATGCCGTCGGCGATGCACTCCCCCACCAGGTCGGAGATGGTGACGCGCGTCAGACCCGTCTCGCGGGAGAGATCGGCGCGGCTCATCTCGCCGCGGTGGTAGAGCGTCTGCAGCACGAGCGAGCGGTTGTGCGACCTCGCCTGCTCGGGCAGCACCTTGCCTGTCGCCCGCAGTCCGCGAGCACCGCCGAACGATCCGCTGACGATGGGAGGCGCCGTCGCCGCCGATCGGCGATCAATGGAGGAGTTCACATTTGTGAGTACAACTTCCGAACCAGCCCTGCGCAAGAGCGACGCGTCATCGCGCCATCGCTTTACCGAAACGTTACCGTCGGCCGCGCACTCCCCTGCGGACGTTGCCTCCCCGTTACCACCCGTCCCGTACCATGAAAAGACATGTCACGCAGCATCTTGGGGGGTGAGTCCGTGACCGACCTGATCTCCGGCCCCGGCACAGGCCAGTCGAACGCCGTCTCATCGGACGCCGAGATGATGGCTCAGCCGCCGTCGGCCGGCACCCCCGCCATG
The window above is part of the Microbacterium sp. nov. GSS16 genome. Proteins encoded here:
- a CDS encoding ROK family transcriptional regulator, whose product is MNSSIDRRSAATAPPIVSGSFGGARGLRATGKVLPEQARSHNRSLVLQTLYHRGEMSRADLSRETGLTRVTISDLVGECIADGIVREIGVREAAGPGKPPIVIDIDRDGHQIIGVDLSGTDSFQGAVLNLDGEMLHRRTVSLPVDVGAEQAYAGVVRLVRELIADADRPVLGIGVGSPGIVRTDGTVLSAPNLSWSDLPLEQRMHEEFALPVLVRNDANAAVLAEYTFGAARSDLMLIRIGRGVGAGLIAGGQAIIGGRFAAGEIGHVVTGTDEGPLCACGNRGCLEAWVSVPHLQGMIDAEPARRAEILAQAGARLGIALAPIVAALDLSQVVLAGPRDLLAGDFVEAATRMLHARTLDGVFADVDIRLTEQADIVLRGAAVMVLSAQLGVS